Proteins from a genomic interval of Diaminobutyricimonas aerilata:
- a CDS encoding glycoside hydrolase family 2 protein: MTHRSLDGEWKLTAVSGQAPDDLRGVAIPAVVPGCAHTDLLRAGLIDAPFDGDNEAAQQWIGSTVWRYERTFDWTPDEHERHDLVAEGLDTLATVIVNGTVVAQTRNQHRSYRLPIGHLLVAGENTIAVEFEAPVDAAERLEAENGGPLPRVNHHPYNALRKNASNFGWDWGIDVATSGIWRPIGIESWSRVRIDSVRPLVDVAGTTGVLRTHVALQQHGVPHDVPVTVAVSRAGSTVTASGVVRHDGEIVAVVPDVELWWPLGHGEQPLYEVTVTAGDSRWEGRVGFRTLELDTRPDEHGHRFVLRVNGEPVWIRGANWIPDHAFLTEMTPERYSRRIDDAIDANMNLLRVWGGGIYESEDFYRLCDERGVLVWQDFLLACAAYAEEEWLSTEIEAEAREAVTRLSPHASLVIWNGNNENIVAYADWGWRDDLKGRTWGDGYYRRIFPGILAELDPTRPYTPGSPFSFDDYLRPNEDADGTVHIWDVWNQKDYTAYREWRPRFVAEFGFQGPPAWTTLTDVVHDEPLDPYGHQMLVHQKAHEGNLKLARGMAGHLPEPATIDDWHFATQLNQAHAIRFGIEYFRSLTPYNTGCIVWQLNDDWPVVSWAAVDFEERRKPLWFALREAYRPRLVTVQPSEQGPTLVLVNDTAEPWTGEIVFERVGFGGERMAEAALPAEVGARSTLVVAIPADLATAGDAGTEVLVATAPDFGRAIHDFAEVIDQRLDADPFETRVEPTATGARLTVTARSYVRDIVVLADRAHRSASVDASLVSLLPGESAVFELTADGPLEADAVTSPLVLRHAGRLGASQTARDEQSLADASV; this comes from the coding sequence ATGACCCACCGCTCACTCGACGGAGAGTGGAAGCTCACCGCCGTCTCCGGACAGGCCCCCGACGACCTGCGGGGGGTGGCGATCCCCGCGGTGGTGCCCGGATGCGCGCACACCGACCTGCTGCGCGCCGGCCTCATCGACGCGCCGTTCGACGGCGACAACGAGGCGGCCCAGCAGTGGATCGGCAGTACGGTCTGGCGCTACGAGCGCACCTTCGACTGGACGCCCGACGAGCATGAGCGCCACGACCTCGTCGCCGAAGGGCTCGACACCCTCGCGACGGTGATCGTGAACGGCACGGTCGTCGCGCAGACGCGCAACCAGCACCGCTCCTACCGCCTCCCGATCGGCCACCTGCTCGTCGCCGGTGAGAACACGATCGCCGTCGAGTTCGAGGCACCGGTCGACGCCGCCGAGCGGCTCGAGGCCGAGAACGGCGGGCCACTTCCCCGCGTCAACCACCACCCCTACAACGCGCTGCGCAAGAACGCGTCGAACTTCGGCTGGGACTGGGGCATCGACGTCGCGACGAGCGGCATCTGGCGCCCCATCGGCATCGAGTCGTGGAGCCGCGTGCGCATCGACTCGGTGCGCCCGCTCGTCGACGTGGCGGGCACGACCGGTGTGCTGCGCACGCACGTCGCTCTGCAGCAGCACGGCGTGCCGCACGACGTGCCGGTGACCGTGGCGGTGTCGCGCGCCGGGTCGACCGTCACCGCGAGCGGCGTCGTGCGCCACGACGGCGAGATCGTCGCGGTCGTGCCCGACGTCGAGCTGTGGTGGCCCCTCGGCCACGGCGAACAACCGCTGTACGAGGTGACCGTGACGGCCGGGGACTCCCGCTGGGAGGGCCGGGTCGGCTTCCGTACCCTCGAACTCGACACCCGTCCCGACGAGCACGGGCACCGCTTCGTGCTGCGCGTCAACGGCGAACCGGTGTGGATCCGCGGCGCCAACTGGATCCCCGATCACGCGTTCCTCACCGAGATGACGCCCGAACGCTACTCGCGGCGCATCGACGACGCGATCGACGCCAACATGAACCTGTTGCGGGTCTGGGGTGGCGGCATCTACGAGTCGGAGGACTTCTACCGCCTGTGCGACGAACGCGGCGTGCTGGTCTGGCAGGACTTCCTGCTCGCGTGCGCCGCCTACGCCGAGGAGGAGTGGCTCTCCACCGAGATCGAGGCGGAGGCACGCGAGGCGGTGACCCGGCTCTCGCCGCACGCGTCGCTCGTGATCTGGAACGGCAACAACGAGAACATCGTCGCCTACGCCGACTGGGGCTGGCGCGACGATCTCAAGGGCCGCACGTGGGGCGACGGGTACTACCGCCGCATCTTCCCGGGCATCCTGGCCGAGCTCGACCCGACCCGCCCGTACACGCCCGGCAGCCCGTTCTCGTTCGACGACTACCTGCGCCCGAACGAGGACGCCGACGGCACCGTGCACATCTGGGACGTGTGGAACCAGAAGGACTACACCGCCTATCGCGAATGGCGTCCGCGTTTCGTGGCGGAGTTCGGGTTCCAGGGCCCTCCGGCCTGGACGACCCTCACCGACGTCGTGCACGACGAGCCGCTCGACCCGTACGGGCACCAGATGCTCGTGCACCAGAAGGCGCACGAAGGCAACCTCAAGCTCGCGCGCGGCATGGCGGGTCACCTGCCCGAGCCGGCCACGATCGACGACTGGCACTTCGCGACGCAGCTCAACCAGGCGCACGCCATCCGGTTCGGCATCGAGTACTTCCGCTCGCTCACCCCGTACAACACCGGCTGCATCGTCTGGCAGCTCAACGACGACTGGCCGGTCGTGTCGTGGGCGGCGGTCGACTTCGAGGAGCGGCGTAAGCCGCTGTGGTTCGCGCTCCGCGAGGCGTACCGCCCGCGCCTCGTCACCGTGCAGCCGAGCGAGCAGGGACCGACGCTCGTGCTCGTGAACGACACCGCCGAGCCGTGGACGGGCGAGATCGTGTTCGAGCGCGTCGGCTTCGGAGGCGAGCGGATGGCCGAGGCCGCGCTGCCCGCCGAGGTCGGTGCCCGCTCGACCCTCGTCGTCGCGATCCCCGCCGACCTGGCGACGGCCGGCGACGCGGGCACGGAGGTGCTCGTCGCGACCGCGCCGGACTTCGGCCGGGCGATCCACGACTTCGCCGAGGTGATCGACCAGCGGCTCGACGCGGACCCGTTCGAGACGCGCGTCGAGCCGACGGCGACGGGGGCGCGCCTGACGGTGACCGCCCGCTCGTACGTGCGCGACATCGTCGTGCTCGCCGACCGGGCCCACCGCTCGGCATCGGTCGACGCGTCGCTCGTGTCGCTGCTGCCGGGCGAGAGCGCGGTGTTCGAGCTCACCGCCGACGGTCCGCTCGAGGCGGATGCGGTGACCTCGCCGCTCGTGCTCCGCCACGCGGGCCGGCTGGGCGCGTCGCAAACGGCGCGGGACGAGCAGAGCCTCGCCGACGCATCGGTCTGA
- a CDS encoding ABC transporter permease, which yields MTNVSPTTQPTAADDADVLAAENARRGGTPPRSSWRLLVPTMTPWLALGLIIVGAIALFGIIGPFLVGDPNAIRDAGLTGPTGEHPLGTTQTGQDVLAQLAHATRGSLIIGLIVGVLATALSAVFGILGAYLGGFADEAFSLLSNVFLVIPGLPLVIVISGFVPRESRGLWTIAVVLAVTGWAASARVLRAQTLSIRNRDYVAAARVAGEKPWRVITVEILPNLLPVLASQFVFAVIAAILGEAGLSFIGLGASNSSTLGTMLFYAQNGFALPLGAWWWFGPPGLIIALFGMGLSLINFSIDEIINPKLKNVRLHRKRARQALRLERRKAVR from the coding sequence ATGACCAACGTCAGCCCCACCACCCAGCCGACCGCCGCCGACGACGCCGACGTGCTCGCGGCCGAGAACGCTCGCCGCGGCGGCACGCCCCCGCGCTCCTCGTGGCGCCTCCTCGTGCCCACCATGACGCCGTGGCTCGCGCTCGGACTCATCATCGTCGGCGCGATCGCGCTGTTCGGCATCATCGGGCCGTTCCTCGTGGGTGACCCGAACGCCATCCGCGACGCGGGGCTCACCGGGCCGACCGGGGAGCATCCGCTCGGAACCACCCAGACCGGGCAGGACGTGCTCGCCCAACTCGCCCACGCCACCCGCGGCTCGCTCATCATCGGACTCATCGTCGGCGTGCTCGCCACGGCGCTGTCGGCCGTGTTCGGCATCCTCGGCGCGTACCTCGGCGGCTTCGCCGACGAGGCGTTCTCGCTGCTGTCGAACGTGTTCCTCGTCATCCCGGGCTTGCCGCTCGTGATCGTGATCTCCGGTTTCGTGCCCCGCGAGTCGCGCGGACTCTGGACGATCGCGGTCGTGCTGGCCGTCACGGGATGGGCCGCGTCCGCTCGCGTGCTGCGGGCGCAGACGCTGTCGATCCGCAATCGCGACTACGTCGCGGCGGCGCGGGTCGCCGGCGAGAAGCCGTGGCGCGTGATCACCGTCGAGATCCTGCCGAACCTGCTGCCGGTGCTCGCGTCGCAGTTCGTGTTCGCGGTCATCGCGGCGATCCTCGGCGAGGCCGGGTTGTCGTTCATCGGCCTCGGCGCGTCGAACTCGTCGACCCTCGGCACGATGCTCTTCTACGCCCAGAACGGTTTCGCGCTGCCGCTCGGGGCGTGGTGGTGGTTCGGTCCTCCCGGGCTCATCATCGCCTTGTTCGGCATGGGCCTGTCGCTCATCAACTTCTCGATCGACGAGATCATCAACCCCAAGCTCAAGAACGTGCGCCTGCACCGCAAGCGTGCCCGCCAGGCACTCCGCCTCGAGCGCAGGAAGGCCGTGCGATGA
- a CDS encoding ABC transporter ATP-binding protein — translation MTSVEVRDLTKDFSLRKGLRRTPFRAVDRVSFDLLPGRTVALVGESGSGKSTIARMLAKLEKPSSGHIDVRLDDRTPVMGSLYRRHVQMVFQDPFASLNPFHSIEHHIARPLLLHQRTRGARETNQRVLEMLERVNLTPAGEFAARRPHELSGGQRQRVAIARALAPGAQVLIADEPVSMLDVSIRLGVLNLMGRLQREDNLAVLYITHDLATARHFSDEILVLYRGRVVERGPADAVILDPHHDYTKLLALAAPDPERPGKVVSSETTFDRSALDNSVCYDHHRGEWVQAGSTTTATAAA, via the coding sequence ATGACGAGCGTCGAGGTGCGTGACCTGACCAAGGACTTCAGCCTGCGGAAGGGCCTGCGGCGGACGCCGTTCCGGGCCGTCGACCGCGTCTCGTTCGACCTGCTGCCCGGGCGCACGGTCGCACTGGTGGGGGAGTCCGGGTCGGGCAAGTCGACGATCGCGCGGATGCTGGCGAAGCTCGAGAAGCCCTCGTCGGGGCACATCGACGTGCGACTCGACGACCGCACGCCGGTGATGGGTTCCCTCTACCGCCGGCACGTGCAGATGGTCTTCCAGGATCCCTTCGCCTCGTTGAACCCCTTCCACTCCATCGAGCACCACATCGCGCGGCCGCTACTGCTGCACCAGCGCACGCGCGGCGCCCGGGAGACGAACCAGCGCGTGCTCGAGATGCTCGAGCGGGTGAACCTCACGCCCGCCGGGGAGTTCGCCGCCCGGCGCCCGCACGAGTTGTCGGGCGGGCAGCGCCAGCGCGTGGCCATCGCGCGGGCGCTCGCCCCCGGCGCGCAAGTGCTCATCGCCGACGAACCGGTGTCGATGCTCGACGTGTCGATCCGCCTCGGGGTGCTCAACCTCATGGGACGGCTGCAGCGCGAGGACAACCTCGCCGTGCTCTACATCACCCACGACCTCGCCACGGCGCGGCACTTCTCCGACGAGATCCTCGTGCTCTACCGGGGACGCGTCGTCGAGCGTGGACCGGCCGACGCGGTCATCCTCGACCCCCACCACGACTACACGAAGCTGCTCGCCCTCGCCGCTCCCGACCCGGAACGCCCGGGCAAGGTCGTGTCGTCGGAGACGACCTTCGACCGCTCGGCCCTCGACAACTCCGTCTGCTACGACCATCACCGCGGCGAATGGGTGCAGGCGGGCTCGACGACGACGGCCACCGCCGCGGCGTGA
- a CDS encoding ABC transporter ATP-binding protein: MTTLTTPPVSDTRGGGSRRPAVLTVENLSVVYEVERPVTAVKNASLTLAPGEILGLAGESGCGKTTLAYAINRLHRPPARIAEGSITFHDRSGDDIDVLALENDELRRFRWDKLSMVFQGAMNALNPVTTVKAQLDDTLRTHRPGMSRAERRQRSEDVLRRVGVDPARMRSYPHELSGGMRQRVMIAMAMLLEPQLMVMDEPTTALDVVVQRDILREIVRLKDELSFAVIFITHDLPLLLEISDRIAVMLAGEIVELAPSDQIYRAPTHDYTKKLLGSFPSLSGARGAFIRSGVDEEEAR, translated from the coding sequence ATGACGACCCTCACCACCCCTCCCGTCTCCGACACCCGCGGCGGAGGCAGCCGACGCCCGGCGGTACTCACCGTCGAGAACCTCTCCGTCGTCTACGAGGTCGAGCGACCCGTCACGGCCGTCAAGAACGCGTCGCTCACCCTCGCACCCGGAGAGATCCTGGGGCTCGCGGGCGAGTCGGGGTGCGGGAAGACGACGCTCGCCTACGCGATCAACCGCCTCCACCGCCCGCCGGCGCGCATCGCCGAGGGATCGATCACGTTCCACGACCGCTCGGGTGACGACATCGACGTGCTCGCGCTCGAGAACGACGAGCTGCGCCGGTTCCGCTGGGACAAGCTGTCGATGGTGTTCCAGGGGGCGATGAACGCGCTCAACCCGGTGACCACGGTGAAGGCCCAGCTCGACGACACCCTGCGCACCCACCGCCCCGGCATGTCCCGGGCCGAGCGCCGGCAGCGGTCGGAGGATGTGCTGCGTCGCGTCGGAGTCGACCCGGCGCGGATGCGGTCGTATCCCCACGAGCTCTCGGGCGGGATGCGCCAGCGCGTCATGATCGCGATGGCGATGCTGCTCGAGCCGCAGCTCATGGTGATGGACGAGCCGACGACCGCGCTCGACGTCGTCGTGCAGCGCGACATCCTGCGCGAGATCGTGCGGCTCAAGGACGAGCTGTCGTTCGCCGTGATCTTCATCACGCACGACCTGCCACTGCTGCTCGAGATCAGCGACCGCATCGCGGTCATGCTCGCGGGTGAGATCGTCGAGCTCGCTCCGAGCGACCAGATCTACCGCGCGCCGACGCACGACTACACGAAGAAGCTGCTGGGGTCCTTCCCCAGCCTGAGCGGCGCACGCGGGGCATTCATCCGCTCGGGCGTCGACGAGGAGGAGGCGCGATGA
- a CDS encoding glycoside hydrolase family 36 protein, translating into MNAQDARELRWGGDRIALSFLVDPGAAVSLITVADAAGGAARLEPTDRRADPHRDQPLVEVSAHGHGRFPGGYRHVDTVIGRRLRYLDHHDREVDGGRELRIRQTDADTSLVATSVFRVAEGVPAVRAWTEIECDTPLVLDFVSSLATGAVYDATGRGIDGLDLLSAASDWVAESRWERRPLRRIGLARIDRELQHHPPRSRYVIGSRGAWSTGEALPTGVLLPTDGDRDALCSAWQVEHNGPWLYELGETRSGAYLLLAGPTDQEHQWSHRLLPGEPFVSVPVSLAVGRGGADGALAALTAQRRAIRRHRPVDDTLPVVFNDYMNTLMGDPTRDKLLPLIDAAAEAGADAFCIDAGWYAEGTWWDSVGAWEPAASRFPHGIREVIDRIREHGMVAGLWLEPEVVGVRSPLARSLPDSAFFSRDGVRVAEHGRHLLDLRDPAARAHVDAVVDRLVGEYGIAFIKLDHNTMPGPGSDAHGLSAGAGLLGHSRALLDWIDDVQARHPQLLIENCSSGAMRMDYAMLSRLHLQSTSDQQDPVMYAPIAAAAPASILPEQAGHWAYPNERMDDELFTLSLVNGMLGRMYLSGYLNRMAPARRALVAEAVAAHKALLPALTRSTALWPLGLPDWEAPWVALALGADDAVHLSVWRRPGAEPEVALPFPTLRGRGLAVEPYFPAQPNGWQWRWDPDAGVLTVHTTVEAPSARVLRLREA; encoded by the coding sequence GTGAACGCGCAAGATGCCCGGGAACTCCGATGGGGCGGCGATCGCATCGCCCTGTCGTTCCTCGTCGACCCCGGCGCCGCCGTGTCTCTCATCACGGTGGCCGACGCCGCGGGCGGCGCCGCCCGTCTCGAACCGACGGACCGCCGGGCGGACCCGCACCGCGATCAACCGCTCGTCGAGGTGTCGGCGCACGGACACGGCCGCTTCCCCGGCGGTTACCGGCACGTCGACACGGTGATCGGACGGCGGCTGCGCTACCTCGACCACCACGATCGCGAGGTCGACGGCGGCCGCGAGTTGCGCATCCGGCAGACCGACGCCGACACGAGCCTCGTCGCGACGAGCGTGTTCCGTGTCGCCGAGGGTGTACCGGCCGTGCGGGCCTGGACCGAGATCGAGTGCGACACTCCGCTCGTGCTCGACTTCGTCTCGAGCCTCGCGACCGGGGCCGTCTACGACGCGACCGGACGCGGCATCGACGGGCTCGACCTGCTGTCGGCCGCGAGCGACTGGGTGGCCGAGAGCCGCTGGGAGCGCCGGCCGCTGCGGCGCATCGGACTCGCGCGCATCGACCGAGAGTTGCAGCACCACCCGCCGCGCAGCCGATACGTGATCGGCTCGCGCGGGGCCTGGTCGACCGGTGAGGCGCTGCCGACGGGCGTGCTCCTGCCCACCGACGGCGACCGCGACGCGCTGTGCAGCGCGTGGCAGGTCGAGCACAACGGACCCTGGTTGTACGAACTGGGCGAGACGCGGTCCGGGGCGTACCTGCTGCTCGCGGGCCCGACCGACCAGGAGCATCAGTGGTCGCATCGACTGCTTCCGGGCGAGCCCTTCGTCTCCGTGCCCGTGTCGCTCGCGGTCGGCCGCGGCGGAGCCGACGGCGCGCTGGCCGCCCTCACCGCCCAGCGCCGCGCCATCCGCCGGCACCGGCCCGTCGACGACACCCTGCCGGTCGTGTTCAACGACTACATGAACACGCTCATGGGCGACCCCACGCGCGACAAGCTGCTGCCGCTCATCGACGCGGCCGCCGAGGCCGGTGCCGATGCGTTCTGCATCGACGCCGGGTGGTACGCCGAGGGCACCTGGTGGGACTCGGTCGGGGCGTGGGAGCCGGCGGCGAGCCGCTTCCCGCACGGCATCCGCGAAGTGATCGACCGCATCCGGGAGCACGGGATGGTCGCCGGGCTCTGGCTCGAGCCGGAGGTGGTCGGGGTGCGCTCGCCGCTCGCCCGTTCGCTGCCCGACTCCGCCTTCTTCTCGCGGGACGGCGTGCGCGTCGCGGAGCACGGCCGGCACCTGCTCGACCTGCGCGACCCGGCCGCACGCGCCCACGTCGACGCGGTCGTCGACCGCCTCGTGGGCGAGTACGGCATCGCGTTCATCAAGCTCGACCACAACACGATGCCCGGACCGGGATCCGACGCGCACGGCCTCTCGGCCGGCGCCGGGCTGCTCGGGCACTCCCGCGCGCTGCTCGACTGGATCGACGACGTGCAGGCGCGGCACCCGCAGCTGCTCATCGAGAACTGCTCGTCGGGCGCGATGCGGATGGACTACGCGATGCTCTCGCGGCTGCACCTCCAGTCGACCTCCGACCAGCAGGACCCGGTGATGTACGCGCCCATCGCGGCGGCCGCGCCGGCGTCGATCCTGCCGGAACAGGCGGGTCATTGGGCGTACCCGAACGAGCGGATGGACGACGAGCTGTTCACCCTCTCCCTCGTGAACGGCATGCTCGGCCGGATGTACCTGTCCGGCTACCTCAACCGCATGGCACCCGCACGTCGCGCCCTTGTCGCCGAGGCGGTGGCCGCGCACAAGGCGCTCCTGCCCGCCCTGACCCGCTCGACGGCGCTGTGGCCGCTGGGGCTGCCGGACTGGGAGGCGCCGTGGGTGGCGCTCGCCCTCGGGGCCGACGACGCGGTGCACCTCTCGGTGTGGCGCCGGCCCGGGGCGGAGCCCGAGGTGGCGCTGCCGTTCCCGACGCTGCGCGGCCGCGGACTCGCCGTGGAGCCGTACTTCCCGGCCCAGCCGAACGGCTGGCAGTGGCGATGGGACCCCGACGCGGGTGTGCTCACCGTCCACACGACGGTCGAGGCCCCGAGCGCGCGCGTACTGCGGCTGCGCGAGGCCTGA
- a CDS encoding ABC transporter permease, which yields MNYFVRKLGFYLVALWAALTLNFLIPRMLPGNPVDILLAKLQQRGGVVTSETRKAYELLLGGDSSEPLLSQYGNYLVNVFRGDLGLSVSYFPAPVSEVIATSLPWTIALVGIATIIAAVLGVALGAFVGWKPGTWVDSLVPSTTLLAAVPYFWLALILVYVFATTMKLFPSQGGYDVVLDPAFSPEFISSTIQYGFLPALTIVLASVGGWLLGMRNMMVSTLSEDYILTAQAKGLSNARILRAYAARNAVLPSVAGFAISLGFVVSGSIITEQVFSYPGIGSKMLTAVTNNDYALMQGLFLFITLAVLGANLIVDLLYGLIDPRTRARS from the coding sequence GTGAACTACTTCGTACGCAAGCTGGGGTTCTACCTCGTGGCACTGTGGGCCGCACTGACCCTCAACTTCCTGATCCCGCGCATGCTGCCCGGCAATCCGGTCGACATCCTGCTCGCCAAGCTGCAACAGCGCGGCGGCGTGGTGACCTCCGAGACCCGGAAGGCCTACGAGCTCCTCCTGGGCGGCGACTCCTCGGAACCGCTGCTGTCTCAGTACGGCAACTACCTGGTCAACGTGTTCCGCGGTGACCTCGGACTCTCGGTGAGCTACTTCCCGGCGCCGGTGTCCGAGGTCATCGCGACCTCGCTGCCCTGGACGATCGCCCTCGTCGGCATCGCGACGATCATCGCCGCGGTACTCGGCGTCGCGCTCGGGGCCTTCGTGGGCTGGAAGCCCGGAACGTGGGTCGACTCCCTCGTGCCCTCGACCACCCTGCTCGCCGCGGTGCCGTACTTCTGGCTCGCGCTCATCCTCGTCTACGTCTTCGCGACGACGATGAAGCTGTTCCCCTCGCAGGGCGGCTACGACGTGGTGCTCGACCCGGCGTTCAGCCCCGAGTTCATCTCCTCGACCATCCAGTACGGCTTCCTGCCCGCGCTCACGATCGTGCTCGCCTCGGTCGGCGGCTGGCTGCTCGGGATGCGCAACATGATGGTCTCGACGCTGTCGGAGGACTACATCCTGACGGCGCAGGCGAAGGGGCTCTCGAACGCACGCATCCTGCGCGCCTATGCCGCCCGCAACGCGGTGCTGCCGAGCGTGGCCGGATTCGCGATCTCGCTCGGGTTCGTGGTGTCGGGATCGATCATCACCGAGCAGGTGTTCTCGTACCCCGGTATCGGATCGAAGATGCTCACCGCGGTCACCAACAACGACTACGCGCTCATGCAGGGGTTGTTCCTGTTCATCACCCTGGCGGTGCTCGGCGCGAACCTCATCGTCGACCTGCTCTACGGCCTCATCGACCCGCGCACCCGTGCGCGCAGCTAG
- a CDS encoding ABC transporter substrate-binding protein, whose amino-acid sequence MILTANTRRRSTRRRLSVAAAALAAVTALAGCAAGSSGGSTSADTLVAYTGQSGDYQINFNPYSPSQIGGIGTIFEGLFFITNINAEEPVPLLGTEYTWNEDGTQLDVTLREDVTWSDGEPFTADDVVFTFQMILDTPSINTGGFDGTITATDETHVTFTWDHSAFTTGPSVLSRTPIVPEHIWSEIDPTTDVISEPVGTGPFTLDNFKPQAYTLKANPDYWDGEPAVKALRYVSLSGNTAGADALAAGTIDWQTGPVPDIANVSKNYPGYEAITVPLNQMVLHTCSSVELGCTGPQTDPAVRHAIYYAMDRDQMNSLAFQNTASEVSPTFALTTSQADAISDQVAEPVAPMKADPDKAAEILEGAGWAKNSEGIYEKDGQPLSLTVEVVTGWTDYITAIDTLAQQLKAAGIEVSAAQSSWNEWTDKKGRGNFQLAIDSLGQGAAADPFYLYNNYFTTKNTAAVGESAPMNIARFSDPAVDAAVEALAATNPDDDAARQTQFDIIQAAIVENMPYIPIMTGGTTSEFNAQKFEGWPTLDDLYAFPAVWASPDNAEIYKRLTPKSD is encoded by the coding sequence ATGATCCTCACAGCGAACACCCGCCGCCGTTCCACGCGGCGGCGTCTCTCGGTCGCGGCGGCAGCGCTCGCCGCGGTCACCGCCCTCGCCGGCTGCGCGGCCGGCTCGAGCGGCGGCTCCACCTCCGCCGACACTCTGGTCGCCTACACCGGCCAGTCCGGCGACTACCAGATCAACTTCAACCCCTATTCGCCGTCGCAGATCGGCGGCATCGGCACGATCTTCGAAGGCCTGTTCTTCATCACGAACATCAACGCCGAAGAGCCCGTGCCGCTGCTCGGCACCGAGTACACCTGGAACGAAGACGGCACGCAGCTCGACGTCACCCTGCGCGAGGACGTCACCTGGTCGGACGGCGAGCCGTTCACGGCCGACGACGTCGTCTTCACCTTCCAGATGATCCTCGACACCCCGTCGATCAACACCGGCGGATTCGACGGCACGATCACCGCGACCGACGAGACGCACGTCACCTTCACGTGGGACCACTCGGCGTTCACCACCGGCCCCTCCGTACTGAGCCGCACGCCGATCGTGCCCGAGCACATCTGGTCGGAGATCGACCCGACCACCGACGTCATCTCGGAGCCGGTCGGGACCGGCCCGTTCACCCTCGACAACTTCAAGCCGCAGGCCTACACCCTCAAGGCGAACCCCGACTACTGGGACGGCGAGCCGGCCGTGAAGGCGCTCCGCTACGTCTCGCTCTCGGGCAACACGGCCGGAGCGGACGCGCTCGCCGCGGGCACGATCGACTGGCAGACCGGTCCCGTGCCCGACATCGCCAACGTGTCGAAGAACTACCCCGGCTACGAGGCGATCACCGTGCCGCTCAATCAGATGGTGCTGCACACCTGCTCGAGCGTCGAGCTCGGCTGCACCGGTCCGCAGACCGACCCGGCCGTGCGCCACGCGATCTACTACGCGATGGACCGCGACCAGATGAACTCGCTCGCCTTCCAGAACACCGCGAGCGAGGTGTCGCCGACCTTCGCCCTCACCACCTCGCAGGCCGACGCCATCTCCGACCAGGTGGCCGAGCCGGTCGCGCCCATGAAGGCCGACCCCGACAAGGCCGCGGAGATCCTCGAGGGAGCCGGATGGGCGAAGAACTCCGAGGGCATCTACGAGAAGGACGGGCAGCCGCTGTCGCTCACCGTCGAGGTCGTCACCGGATGGACGGACTACATCACCGCGATCGACACCCTCGCGCAGCAGCTGAAGGCGGCCGGCATCGAGGTCAGCGCCGCCCAGTCATCCTGGAACGAGTGGACCGACAAGAAGGGTCGCGGCAACTTCCAGCTCGCGATCGACTCGCTCGGTCAGGGCGCGGCGGCCGACCCCTTCTACCTGTACAACAACTACTTCACGACGAAGAACACCGCCGCCGTCGGAGAGTCCGCGCCGATGAACATCGCCCGGTTCAGCGACCCGGCGGTCGACGCGGCCGTCGAGGCACTGGCCGCGACGAACCCCGACGACGACGCCGCGCGCCAGACGCAGTTCGACATCATCCAGGCGGCCATCGTCGAGAACATGCCGTACATCCCGATCATGACCGGGGGCACCACGAGCGAGTTCAACGCCCAGAAGTTCGAGGGGTGGCCGACGCTCGACGACCTCTACGCATTCCCGGCCGTGTGGGCGTCGCCCGACAACGCCGAGATCTACAAGCGGCTCACCCCGAAGAGCGACTGA